In Hyphomicrobiales bacterium, a genomic segment contains:
- a CDS encoding propionyl-CoA synthetase, producing MTSRYPAVYEAWKRAPEAFWAEAAKQVEWSKPYEKVFDPDLGPHGQWFVGGECNNCHNAVDRQIAEGRGDQLAIIYDSPITDSQKKFTYNQLLEEVSAMAAVLADNGVKKGDRVIIYMPMVPEAAFAMLACARLGAVHSVVFGGFASRELAIRIDDAKPDVIISASCGIEPGRVVSYKPLLDEAIDLAEHKVKCCLILQREQLTAPLTEGRDIDMKTAMDDARGRVVDCVPVKSTDPLYVLYTSGTTGVPKGVVRDNGGHMVSLLWTMSAIYDVKPGEVYWGASDVGWVVGHAYIVYAPLLHGCTTILFEGKPIGTPDAGVFWRVIEEHKVVALFTAPTAFRAIKKEDPNGELIKKYDLSHFRTLFLAGERADPDTIIWAQDQLKVPVIDHWWQTETGWTIAGNPVGLGQLPVVLGSPTVTMPGYDLQVLDDDGHEVEVGTLGNIVLKLPLPPGALPTLWQNEERFMESYLTRFPGYYNTADAGYVDENGYVYIMARTDDIINVAGHRLSTGGMEEIVASHPDVAECAVIGIADKLKGQVPAGLVVINSGVSRPSEEIEKEVVTLVREKIGPVAAFKQVCTVKRLPKTRSGKILRATIRSIADGEDYKMPATIDDPAILDEIADALKRTQ from the coding sequence ATGACGAGCAGATATCCAGCAGTTTATGAAGCATGGAAGCGGGCGCCAGAGGCGTTTTGGGCAGAAGCTGCAAAACAGGTCGAATGGTCGAAGCCTTATGAAAAAGTGTTTGACCCTGATTTAGGCCCTCATGGACAGTGGTTCGTTGGTGGTGAATGTAATAATTGCCACAATGCTGTTGATCGTCAAATTGCAGAAGGTCGTGGCGACCAACTCGCTATTATTTATGATAGCCCGATCACCGATTCCCAAAAGAAATTTACCTATAATCAATTGCTCGAAGAAGTTTCGGCCATGGCTGCCGTGCTTGCAGATAACGGGGTTAAAAAAGGGGACCGTGTTATCATTTACATGCCGATGGTGCCTGAGGCTGCTTTTGCCATGTTGGCTTGTGCACGATTGGGGGCGGTCCACTCTGTTGTTTTTGGGGGGTTTGCATCCCGGGAACTGGCTATCCGTATCGACGATGCAAAACCTGATGTGATTATTTCAGCCTCTTGCGGCATAGAACCTGGTCGTGTTGTTTCATATAAGCCGCTGCTTGATGAAGCGATCGATCTTGCCGAGCATAAGGTGAAATGCTGCCTTATTCTGCAACGCGAACAATTAACCGCGCCGCTGACTGAGGGGCGTGATATTGATATGAAGACTGCAATGGACGATGCGCGTGGACGTGTGGTCGATTGTGTGCCGGTCAAATCAACTGATCCTCTCTATGTACTTTACACATCGGGTACTACGGGTGTGCCTAAGGGCGTTGTGCGCGATAATGGTGGCCATATGGTCTCGCTCTTATGGACCATGTCAGCGATTTATGACGTCAAGCCTGGTGAAGTTTATTGGGGCGCATCAGATGTGGGTTGGGTTGTGGGTCACGCCTATATTGTCTATGCGCCGCTCCTGCATGGTTGCACGACTATTTTGTTCGAAGGCAAACCGATTGGCACACCGGATGCTGGTGTTTTCTGGCGGGTAATTGAAGAACATAAAGTGGTGGCTCTGTTCACGGCACCGACAGCATTTCGTGCTATCAAAAAAGAAGACCCGAACGGAGAATTGATTAAAAAATACGACCTTTCGCATTTTCGCACGCTGTTTCTTGCGGGAGAGCGCGCCGATCCTGATACAATCATCTGGGCGCAGGATCAACTTAAGGTTCCGGTGATTGACCATTGGTGGCAAACAGAAACGGGCTGGACGATTGCAGGCAATCCTGTGGGGCTTGGGCAGTTACCGGTTGTCCTTGGGTCTCCAACGGTCACGATGCCCGGTTATGATTTGCAGGTGCTCGATGACGACGGTCATGAAGTCGAAGTTGGAACGCTTGGTAATATTGTTCTTAAACTGCCGCTTCCACCAGGTGCATTGCCGACGCTTTGGCAGAACGAAGAACGCTTTATGGAAAGTTATCTCACGCGGTTTCCAGGATATTATAACACGGCGGATGCGGGGTATGTGGATGAAAACGGCTATGTTTACATCATGGCACGCACGGATGATATCATTAATGTTGCCGGTCACAGGCTATCTACTGGCGGCATGGAGGAAATTGTTGCAAGCCATCCAGATGTTGCCGAATGCGCTGTTATAGGCATCGCGGACAAGCTGAAAGGGCAGGTGCCTGCTGGGTTAGTGGTTATCAATTCAGGGGTTAGCCGCCCATCAGAAGAGATTGAAAAAGAAGTCGTAACATTGGTACGCGAAAAAATTGGACCTGTGGCTGCTTTCAAGCAGGTTTGTACTGTGAAGCGATTGCCTAAAACTCGCTCGGGAAAAATATTGCGAGCAACTATCCGCTCAATTGCAGATGGTGAAGATTATAAAATGCCGGCAACTATTGACGATCCTGCTATACTGGATGAAATTGCTGATGCGCTTAAACGCACACAATAA
- a CDS encoding glucose 1-dehydrogenase, which yields MPEHDNKVAIVTGGAQGIGYAVAERLLRDGARVVIADINDKAGISAAKVLSEYGSVDYVHCDVGDRLDVNNLVASTLEEFGDIDILVNNAGIIQDANFLELSEEDFDRVLTVNLKGAFLTSQAVGRHMVEKVNQGAVAGTIVNISSVNAIFAVADQVAYSVSKGGLNQLTKVSALALAEYGIRVNAVGPGSIMTPMLSTLNDDPAAKKRILSRTPLGRVGDPDEMAAIVSFLASNDASYITGQTLYADGGRLGLNFTVEPPE from the coding sequence ATGCCCGAACACGACAATAAAGTTGCGATTGTAACGGGCGGGGCACAAGGCATAGGTTATGCTGTTGCCGAGCGCCTTTTGCGTGATGGCGCGCGGGTTGTCATTGCGGATATAAACGATAAGGCCGGTATTAGTGCAGCTAAAGTTTTAAGTGAATATGGATCAGTTGACTATGTTCATTGCGATGTTGGGGACCGGCTCGACGTTAATAATTTAGTGGCCAGCACACTGGAAGAATTTGGCGATATCGACATACTGGTCAATAACGCCGGCATTATCCAAGATGCGAATTTTCTTGAACTTAGTGAAGAAGACTTTGATCGTGTTTTGACGGTCAACTTAAAGGGTGCCTTTCTTACCTCGCAAGCTGTCGGTCGGCATATGGTTGAGAAAGTTAATCAGGGTGCTGTTGCAGGAACGATCGTGAATATATCATCGGTGAATGCGATTTTTGCTGTTGCCGATCAGGTAGCCTATTCGGTTTCCAAAGGCGGCTTAAACCAATTAACAAAAGTGTCGGCTTTAGCCCTCGCGGAATATGGTATTCGAGTGAACGCAGTTGGGCCAGGTTCTATCATGACGCCGATGCTTTCAACGTTGAATGATGATCCGGCTGCCAAAAAACGGATTTTATCACGCACACCGCTGGGCCGCGTTGGTGACCCTGATGAAATGGCTGCCATTGTGTCATTTCTCGCGTCAAATGATGCAAGCTATATCACAGGCCAGACACTCTATGCTGATGGTGGTCGATTGGGCCTCAATTTTACGGTTGAACCGCCTGAATAG
- a CDS encoding cell cycle transcriptional regulator TrcR, translated as MAQTLLMPKATAVWLVDNTSLSFDQIADFCTLHPLEVKAIADGDSAQGIKGLDPVSTGQLSRDEIEKAQDDVNHKLQMAKPKVLVPETKKKAPRYTPVSRRQDRPNAILWLTRNHPELKDSQIIKLVGTTKPTIQAIRDRSHWNSANLTPSDPVILGLCTQISLDAEVTKAAKNLPPKPDQPEGDTLQPVSETAPLYQTSEPKTVVDDADVFKSSDKPLEPEEPAEPEYDVDSVFSKLTELKKDEPSDE; from the coding sequence ATGGCCCAGACACTTTTGATGCCAAAAGCAACCGCGGTATGGCTGGTTGACAATACATCTCTCTCTTTCGATCAAATTGCGGATTTTTGTACATTACACCCGCTTGAGGTGAAGGCCATCGCCGATGGTGATTCTGCACAGGGCATCAAAGGACTAGATCCTGTCTCAACGGGTCAGCTCAGCCGCGACGAAATTGAAAAAGCACAAGACGATGTCAATCACAAATTGCAAATGGCAAAACCAAAAGTACTCGTTCCAGAAACTAAGAAAAAGGCTCCTCGCTACACACCAGTGTCGCGCCGACAGGACAGGCCAAACGCTATTTTGTGGCTCACACGCAATCATCCTGAATTGAAAGATTCGCAAATCATCAAGCTTGTCGGCACTACAAAGCCAACCATTCAGGCCATCCGTGATCGGTCGCACTGGAATTCTGCTAATCTAACACCAAGCGACCCAGTAATTCTCGGCCTGTGCACCCAGATTTCATTGGATGCAGAAGTGACAAAAGCTGCCAAGAATTTGCCGCCAAAACCAGATCAGCCTGAAGGCGACACCCTTCAACCCGTGTCTGAAACCGCGCCACTTTATCAAACAAGTGAGCCGAAGACAGTTGTTGACGATGCTGATGTTTTCAAATCATCTGACAAGCCGCTGGAGCCAGAAGAACCAGCGGAGCCTGAGTATGATGTCGATTCAGTTTTCTCAAAACTTACAGAACTGAAAAAAGACGAACCTTCAGACGAGTAA
- a CDS encoding DUF1192 domain-containing protein: MFDEEPLKKETAHVVGQDLSTFSIEELEKRIADLKLEIDRLDTEAENKRASKKSAESFFKS; the protein is encoded by the coding sequence ATGTTTGATGAGGAGCCATTAAAAAAAGAAACAGCGCATGTGGTTGGTCAAGATTTATCAACATTTTCGATTGAGGAACTTGAAAAAAGAATTGCGGATTTGAAGCTGGAAATTGATCGTTTGGACACTGAGGCTGAAAACAAACGCGCCTCAAAGAAGTCTGCTGAGAGCTTTTTTAAGAGTTGA
- a CDS encoding DUF1465 family protein produces the protein MTDQTNMIELNGNDGVVSFSNRLISSPAFFELFERGMSLVEEAANYLDVEGRLAAKTLEREASLSYATESMRLTTRLMQLASWLLLQRAVSEGEMTIAQAQDEKQKVKLKKQGTLTNGEKWDQLPDELKDLIERSIRLQEQVLHFDEALTSSTKVAVQDINPLAAHMNLLSDAFTN, from the coding sequence ATGACAGATCAAACCAATATGATCGAATTGAACGGAAACGACGGTGTTGTCTCGTTTAGCAATCGCCTTATCAGCTCACCTGCATTCTTTGAGTTATTTGAACGAGGTATGTCGCTGGTTGAAGAAGCCGCGAATTATCTTGATGTTGAAGGTCGGCTCGCCGCGAAAACACTAGAGCGTGAGGCTTCTCTTTCTTATGCAACCGAATCGATGCGCTTGACCACACGCCTGATGCAGCTTGCATCATGGCTTTTGCTTCAGCGCGCGGTGAGTGAAGGTGAAATGACGATTGCTCAAGCTCAAGACGAAAAGCAGAAGGTCAAACTTAAAAAACAAGGGACTCTCACAAATGGTGAGAAATGGGACCAGTTACCTGATGAGCTGAAAGATTTGATTGAGCGGTCTATCCGGCTGCAAGAACAAGTCTTGCACTTTGATGAAGCTCTCACATCATCGACTAAGGTTGCGGTGCAAGATATTAATCCACTGGCCGCGCATATGAATCTTCTGTCTGACGCTTTCACGAATTAA
- a CDS encoding Lin0512 family protein, which translates to MTPLKRIILEMGTGNDLYGMDYTKAAKRAVQDAIHHSSLTLFKSLDMDPNAMQIELNLAAQEPDKINLEEVAKELPFGAVTPKAIKGGLNVPDEVTGRMSVIVNAGVVVRYPL; encoded by the coding sequence ATGACCCCCTTGAAACGCATTATATTAGAGATGGGAACGGGCAATGATCTTTATGGCATGGACTACACCAAAGCCGCAAAACGCGCCGTCCAAGACGCCATCCACCATTCATCCTTGACCCTGTTTAAGAGCTTGGACATGGACCCCAACGCCATGCAAATAGAACTAAACCTAGCGGCCCAAGAGCCGGATAAAATCAATCTGGAAGAAGTGGCGAAAGAACTCCCCTTTGGGGCCGTCACACCCAAAGCCATTAAAGGCGGGTTGAATGTACCCGATGAGGTCACGGGTAGAATGAGTGTGATTGTCAATGCCGGCGTCGTCGTGCGCTACCCGCTTTAG
- a CDS encoding Lin0512 family protein translates to MALKRMALELGMGTDIQGGDYTKAATRAVQNALRQNALVVADAFDLPRDAMQVNILIGVQKPDEVDTEAIAALLPYGSATVSVETGGMDTPNEAGTNTTIMANAALVVYLDLPEGKSYGVPA, encoded by the coding sequence ATGGCATTAAAACGCATGGCGCTTGAGCTTGGCATGGGAACCGATATTCAAGGCGGTGATTACACCAAAGCCGCCACCCGCGCCGTTCAAAACGCGCTTCGACAAAACGCCCTCGTGGTGGCTGATGCTTTTGATTTGCCGCGCGATGCGATGCAGGTCAACATACTCATCGGCGTACAGAAGCCCGATGAAGTCGACACCGAAGCCATTGCAGCCCTCCTCCCCTATGGCTCGGCCACGGTCAGCGTTGAAACAGGCGGCATGGATACGCCCAATGAAGCGGGAACCAACACCACGATTATGGCCAATGCAGCGCTTGTGGTCTATCTCGATCTGCCTGAGGGCAAAAGCTACGGAGTGCCAGCATGA
- a CDS encoding aspartate kinase — MARLVMKFGGTSVGDLDRIRRVARHVKREVDAGHQVAVVVSAMAGETNRLVDLCREASPMHDTREYDSIVASGEQVSSGLLAITLQSMGVEARSWLGWQIALKTDSVHGSARIADIDGEKLIERLDQGQVAVIAGFQGISPEGRVATLGRGGSDTTAVAIAAAIDAERCDIYTDVDGVYTTDPRIVPQAKRMEKVSFEEMLEMASSGAKVLQVRSVELAHIYNVRTFVRSSFTDPDDPSLVDVMNPPGTLICDEDEIVEQQIVTSIAYAKDEAQVSLRRVADKPGVAAQIFGPLAKASINVDMIVQIVSESGDTTDITFTVPSSEFERSIEVLNGAGFSDVGGDKNLVKVSVIGIGMRSHAGVAATAFAALSEKGINIRAITTSEIKISILIDAAYTELAVRTLHSVYGLDAD, encoded by the coding sequence ATGGCACGATTGGTGATGAAGTTCGGCGGGACATCCGTTGGCGATCTCGATCGGATTCGTCGTGTTGCACGTCACGTTAAACGTGAGGTTGATGCGGGACATCAGGTGGCTGTTGTTGTATCGGCGATGGCGGGAGAAACCAATCGCCTTGTGGATTTGTGCCGTGAGGCTTCTCCCATGCATGATACGCGTGAATATGACTCCATTGTAGCCTCAGGTGAGCAAGTGTCCTCGGGGCTTTTGGCGATCACCCTTCAATCTATGGGTGTGGAAGCCCGCTCGTGGCTTGGCTGGCAGATTGCCCTGAAAACCGACAGTGTGCACGGCTCCGCGCGGATTGCTGACATTGATGGCGAGAAGTTGATTGAGCGGCTTGATCAAGGGCAAGTTGCGGTTATTGCAGGGTTTCAAGGCATTTCACCTGAAGGACGCGTCGCAACCCTTGGCAGGGGTGGTTCTGATACCACGGCGGTTGCTATCGCGGCGGCGATTGATGCTGAGCGGTGTGATATATATACCGATGTTGACGGGGTTTACACAACCGACCCGCGCATTGTACCGCAGGCAAAGCGGATGGAAAAAGTGTCGTTTGAAGAGATGCTGGAGATGGCCTCTTCGGGCGCAAAGGTTTTGCAAGTACGTTCGGTTGAACTTGCCCATATTTATAACGTGCGCACCTTTGTGCGTTCATCGTTCACGGATCCGGATGATCCCTCTCTTGTAGATGTGATGAACCCGCCCGGTACGTTGATTTGTGATGAGGATGAAATTGTGGAACAGCAGATTGTAACCAGTATTGCTTATGCTAAAGATGAAGCGCAGGTGTCTTTGAGGCGTGTGGCGGATAAGCCAGGCGTTGCCGCTCAAATTTTCGGCCCTCTCGCTAAGGCGAGTATCAATGTTGATATGATTGTTCAAATCGTATCGGAAAGCGGCGATACCACAGACATCACATTTACTGTTCCATCCAGCGAGTTTGAGCGCTCAATTGAAGTGCTTAATGGCGCAGGTTTTTCTGATGTAGGTGGTGACAAAAATCTTGTGAAAGTGTCTGTAATCGGCATTGGCATGCGCTCCCATGCGGGGGTTGCTGCAACGGCATTTGCAGCACTTTCTGAAAAAGGCATCAATATAAGAGCGATCACAACTTCTGAGATTAAGATTTCTATTTTGATTGATGCAGCCTATACCGAACTTGCGGTACGCACTTTGCACAGTGTGTATGGTTTAGACGCCGATTAG
- the ptsP gene encoding phosphoenolpyruvate--protein phosphotransferase, whose translation MRSAPAGPRILLRRLREVMAEPIRPQDRLDKIVSQIASNMVAEVCSIYVLRSDNALELFATEGLKREAVHNTSLKVGEGLVGLIASTASALNLSDAQAHPAFAFLPETGEEIYNAFLGVPILRAGRTLGVLVVQNKARRVYSEEEVEALQTIAMVFAEMIVGDELKALLSKEKQLDRQRATSLKGLSFAEGIGLGHVVLHEPRVVVTNLISDNPNVELSRLDAAISELRLSVDNMLSRRDIAVKGEHRDILEAYRMFAHDRGWVRKMEEAVNNGLTAEAAVEKVQSDTRARMLRQSDPYLRERMHDFDDLAYRLLRQLMGKADGQNTEDINDAIIVARTMGAADLLDYDPSKIRGLVLEEGAPTSHVTIVARAMGIATVGQLSDFLMYVEVGDAIVVDGDSGEVHLRPAPNVEAAYADKVRMRAKRQERYLELLNVKPVTRDGIRIQLKLNAGLGIDVDNLEKTNADGIGLFRTELQFMIASSLPRLKQQQDFYEAILKKADDKPVTFRILDIGGDKILPYMRMGSEENPAMGWRAIRLGLDRPGLLRVQVRALMGAARGRELQIMIPMVTEVSEAYAAKELIQLEIKRASLHGRGLPSKISYGVMVEVPALLWQLDELMQAVDFVSVGSNDLFQFMTACDRSNTKLSGRYDALSKANLNALKSIIDAGERSNTSVTLCGEMGGRPLEVLALLGIGYRSLSMNPSSIGPIKAMILETDLAALTTEVEGFLASSDRRSLRERLTSFAEAHNIPL comes from the coding sequence ATGCGGTCAGCACCCGCTGGTCCTCGTATTTTGCTCCGCCGCCTTCGTGAGGTAATGGCAGAGCCAATACGGCCACAGGACCGGCTTGACAAAATAGTAAGCCAGATTGCCTCGAACATGGTGGCCGAGGTGTGCTCTATCTATGTCTTGCGTTCTGATAACGCTCTGGAACTTTTCGCCACTGAGGGATTGAAGCGGGAAGCGGTTCACAATACCAGCTTGAAAGTAGGCGAAGGGCTTGTGGGTTTGATTGCCTCTACGGCCAGTGCTCTTAATTTATCAGATGCGCAGGCTCATCCTGCTTTTGCTTTTCTTCCTGAGACTGGGGAAGAAATTTACAATGCTTTCTTGGGTGTGCCTATCTTGCGTGCCGGTCGCACACTTGGCGTGCTTGTGGTTCAAAATAAAGCGCGGCGCGTTTATTCCGAAGAAGAAGTAGAAGCACTTCAAACCATCGCAATGGTGTTTGCCGAGATGATTGTTGGCGATGAGTTGAAGGCTCTTTTATCGAAAGAGAAACAGCTCGATCGACAACGCGCAACCAGTCTTAAAGGACTTTCTTTTGCAGAAGGCATTGGCCTTGGTCACGTTGTCTTGCATGAGCCGCGCGTGGTCGTGACAAATCTGATTAGTGACAACCCTAATGTGGAATTGAGCCGTCTGGATGCGGCTATTAGTGAATTACGACTCTCTGTCGACAACATGCTTTCCCGCCGCGATATTGCAGTAAAGGGAGAGCATCGTGATATACTTGAAGCTTACCGTATGTTTGCCCATGACCGTGGCTGGGTGCGCAAGATGGAAGAAGCAGTCAATAATGGTTTGACGGCTGAGGCGGCAGTAGAAAAAGTTCAAAGTGATACGCGCGCGCGTATGTTGCGCCAATCAGACCCCTATCTGCGTGAGCGTATGCACGACTTTGACGATTTGGCTTATCGTTTATTGCGTCAATTAATGGGCAAGGCGGATGGCCAAAATACAGAAGATATCAATGATGCGATCATTGTTGCCCGTACAATGGGTGCTGCCGATCTTTTGGATTATGATCCAAGCAAAATACGTGGTCTCGTATTGGAAGAAGGCGCGCCGACTAGCCATGTGACAATTGTTGCCCGTGCTATGGGCATTGCGACCGTTGGGCAATTATCCGATTTTTTGATGTATGTTGAAGTGGGTGATGCGATTGTTGTTGATGGTGACAGCGGCGAAGTGCACTTGCGGCCTGCTCCAAATGTGGAAGCGGCTTATGCGGATAAAGTGCGCATGCGTGCCAAGCGCCAAGAGCGCTATCTGGAACTTCTTAATGTTAAACCAGTTACGAGAGACGGCATCCGCATTCAGCTCAAACTCAATGCCGGTCTTGGTATTGATGTCGATAATCTTGAAAAAACTAATGCTGATGGTATCGGGCTTTTTCGAACAGAACTACAATTCATGATTGCCTCATCTTTGCCTCGTCTAAAACAGCAGCAGGATTTTTATGAAGCAATACTAAAGAAGGCAGATGATAAACCCGTAACCTTCCGTATTTTGGATATTGGTGGCGATAAAATACTGCCTTATATGCGCATGGGCAGTGAAGAAAATCCTGCTATGGGTTGGCGCGCGATCAGGCTGGGGCTTGATCGGCCAGGACTGCTGCGGGTTCAGGTGCGAGCACTGATGGGAGCCGCAAGGGGGCGCGAATTACAGATCATGATTCCGATGGTCACCGAAGTCAGTGAGGCATATGCCGCAAAAGAACTTATTCAGCTTGAAATTAAACGTGCATCGCTTCATGGTCGAGGATTGCCGTCAAAAATTTCCTACGGTGTTATGGTCGAGGTGCCGGCCCTTTTGTGGCAGCTTGATGAGTTGATGCAAGCCGTGGATTTTGTTTCTGTGGGCTCAAATGATTTATTCCAATTCATGACCGCGTGTGACCGCAGCAATACCAAACTTTCTGGTCGTTATGATGCTTTATCTAAGGCCAATCTCAATGCGTTGAAATCGATTATTGATGCAGGCGAGCGATCGAATACTTCTGTGACACTTTGTGGTGAGATGGGTGGTCGACCGCTTGAGGTATTGGCTCTTCTTGGCATTGGTTATCGTTCACTATCTATGAACCCGTCGTCGATCGGTCCTATTAAAGCGATGATCTTGGAGACGGATCTTGCTGCTTTAACCACTGAAGTGGAAGGCTTTCTTGCGAGCAGTGATCGCCGATCATTACGCGAACGATTGACGTCTTTCGCAGAAGCTCACAATATACCTTTATAG
- the prfA gene encoding peptide chain release factor 1 yields MLSDAKIDSILARADDVTAQMAENPDRETYVKLAREFSDLEPVVANINALREAQNEVADLLGMVADPETDDEMREMAESEVPDLKVKIEELEAEIKIQLLPKDIADNKNAIVEVRAGTGGDEAALFAGDLFRMYERYASTRGWKFNVMTMNEGDVGGFKEAVANISGEGVFARLKFESGVHRVQRVPETESGGRVHTSAATVAVLPEAEEVDIEIRNEDIRIDTMRASGAGGQHVNTTDSAVRITHEPSGIVVTSSEKSQHQNRANAMKELRARLYDMERQKADKERADSRKGQVGSGDRSERIRTYNFPQGRVSDHRINLTLYKLDKVLMGEAVDELLDALITDHQATLLAAVEEE; encoded by the coding sequence ATGCTTTCTGATGCAAAAATTGATTCTATTCTCGCCCGAGCCGATGATGTGACGGCGCAAATGGCTGAGAATCCTGATCGTGAGACTTATGTGAAGCTTGCGCGGGAGTTTTCAGATTTGGAACCTGTGGTTGCTAATATTAATGCTCTTAGAGAAGCGCAGAATGAAGTGGCTGATCTTTTGGGCATGGTAGCTGATCCTGAAACCGATGATGAAATGCGGGAAATGGCTGAGTCTGAAGTGCCTGATTTGAAAGTCAAAATTGAAGAGCTTGAAGCGGAAATTAAAATTCAGCTTTTGCCAAAAGATATTGCCGACAATAAAAATGCGATTGTTGAGGTTCGCGCTGGCACTGGCGGCGATGAGGCGGCGTTATTCGCCGGTGATTTGTTTCGGATGTATGAGCGCTATGCGTCCACGCGCGGCTGGAAGTTTAATGTCATGACTATGAATGAGGGCGACGTCGGTGGGTTCAAAGAGGCTGTTGCGAATATTTCAGGCGAAGGCGTTTTTGCGCGGCTAAAGTTTGAATCAGGTGTTCATCGGGTGCAACGCGTACCAGAGACAGAATCGGGCGGGCGCGTTCATACATCTGCGGCCACAGTTGCCGTGTTGCCGGAAGCGGAAGAGGTGGATATCGAAATTCGAAATGAAGATATTCGTATTGATACTATGCGTGCATCTGGTGCGGGTGGGCAGCATGTTAATACCACGGATAGTGCTGTGCGCATTACCCATGAGCCATCAGGTATTGTGGTAACATCAAGTGAAAAATCACAGCACCAAAACCGTGCTAATGCGATGAAAGAATTGCGGGCTCGACTTTATGATATGGAGCGCCAGAAAGCAGATAAAGAACGCGCCGACAGTCGAAAAGGGCAAGTGGGATCGGGTGATCGCTCTGAGCGTATTCGTACTTATAATTTCCCTCAAGGTCGTGTTTCTGACCATCGTATCAACCTTACTCTTTATAAATTGGATAAAGTGCTGATGGGGGAGGCGGTGGATGAATTGCTTGATGCCTTGATTACAGACCATCAAGCAACTTTGCTTGCTGCGGTCGAAGAGGAATAG
- the prmC gene encoding peptide chain release factor N(5)-glutamine methyltransferase yields MGKASEDQTLGGAYLKAKGALREVFHEKSYATPDLDARLLVGAACDVADHAPLTEGGEGITRDQAKKIDGYISRRCAGEPVARILGVKAFWGLDFIISEHTLVPRPETEGIVEEVLNWAMSSGRRDEALRIVDIGTGSGAILVSLLSELPHAIGFGIDISKPALDIAAQNAVRHGVADRFQPVLSNYGAAMDGLFDVVVSNPPYIALHECDDLVVDVTHYDPSVALFAGKDGLDAFRQIMPWSRDHLAFDGFCMMEHGSTQSEAVIEIAGDCGFEGCRCVFDMANLPRFVKIVKN; encoded by the coding sequence TTGGGTAAGGCATCTGAAGATCAGACACTGGGTGGCGCCTATCTTAAAGCGAAGGGCGCTCTGCGCGAAGTTTTCCATGAAAAGTCCTATGCAACGCCAGACCTTGATGCCCGCCTTTTGGTGGGGGCAGCTTGTGATGTGGCTGACCATGCGCCTCTTACCGAGGGCGGTGAAGGAATCACGCGCGATCAAGCTAAAAAAATAGACGGCTATATTAGTCGTCGTTGCGCCGGTGAGCCGGTTGCGCGCATTTTGGGTGTGAAGGCCTTTTGGGGTCTCGATTTTATCATCAGTGAACACACCCTTGTGCCACGACCGGAAACAGAAGGGATTGTGGAAGAAGTTCTCAACTGGGCGATGAGTTCTGGTCGCCGAGATGAGGCTTTACGCATTGTGGATATTGGCACGGGCAGTGGTGCTATTTTGGTTTCTCTTTTGAGCGAGTTGCCGCATGCAATTGGCTTTGGCATTGATATCAGTAAACCGGCGCTTGATATCGCTGCGCAAAATGCTGTCAGACATGGTGTGGCAGATCGATTTCAACCCGTTTTATCGAATTATGGCGCGGCAATGGATGGGCTATTTGATGTGGTGGTTTCTAATCCTCCCTATATTGCTTTGCATGAGTGTGACGATTTGGTCGTTGATGTGACGCACTATGATCCATCCGTTGCTCTTTTCGCGGGTAAAGATGGGCTGGATGCATTTAGACAGATCATGCCATGGTCTCGTGACCATCTTGCTTTTGATGGGTTTTGCATGATGGAACACGGCTCTACGCAAAGTGAAGCCGTCATTGAGATTGCCGGTGATTGTGGATTTGAGGGCTGTCGTTGTGTTTTTGATATGGCTAATTTGCCACGCTTTGTGAAAATAGTGAAAAATTAA